From the genome of Desulforegula conservatrix Mb1Pa, one region includes:
- a CDS encoding transposase, whose product GKSAISIARNYGGRKKNFTGQNFWARGYYVSTVGKDELAVREYIRKQEYEDRRIEQLRLFD is encoded by the coding sequence GGGAAGAGTGCAATAAGCATTGCAAGGAATTATGGTGGCCGGAAAAAGAATTTTACTGGTCAGAATTTTTGGGCAAGAGGCTATTATGTCTCGACAGTTGGCAAAGATGAGCTGGCGGTTCGAGAGTATATTAGAAAACAAGAATATGAGGACCGCAGAATTGAACAGTTAAGACTGTTTGATTAA